In one window of Arachis ipaensis cultivar K30076 chromosome B06, Araip1.1, whole genome shotgun sequence DNA:
- the LOC107646194 gene encoding dolichyl-diphosphooligosaccharide--protein glycosyltransferase subunit 2 (The sequence of the model RefSeq protein was modified relative to this genomic sequence to represent the inferred CDS: added 124 bases not found in genome assembly) has product MLLLPRMSSKLARSLLLLLFAFSICDAVALPGPISDRHRSAALELFAPQHGSFASLEESYEALRIFEILAVREKPDVRATTCPKVLENLVSSTPLKDLFYALKVNGILKCKVNGDIFKDIASRLKATVKDAKTLIDLYYSIGSLLLIKDQASDVDVLLADADGTFHSIKALSQSDGKWRYTDKPESSTYAAGLALEALAGVITLASSEIDQSRVNLVKNDILKLFDSIEKYDDGTFYFDEKLVGGHEHQGSISTTSSVVRGVFAFAAVTSGKINLPGDKILGLAKFFLGIGIPGDAKDLFNQIESLALLESNRISIPLILSLPASVYSLSNKDQLKVRVNTVLGSAAPPLTVKLVRAFSTVAKDSAVIQNKDLKYDQNSGHHVLDVLPDKVDVGIYVFVFEMVLHDADGEKVYATGGQIHVPIYVTGIVKVSNAEIAVLDNDLGSIETQKTLDLAGNDIVSLSANHLQKFRFSFQLTTPRGHAFKPHQAFLKLKHETKYEHIFVVGNAGKKFEIVLDFLGLVEKFYYLSGRYDIELTVGDAVMENSFLRPLGHLELDLPEAPTSKAPRLPPLAVDPYTRYGPKAEITHLFRTPEKRPPTQLSLIFLSLTLLPLIGFLVGLLRLGVNLRNFPSSAAPATYAILFHLGIAAVLVLYVLFWLK; this is encoded by the exons ATGTTGCTGCTTCCGC GAATGTCTTCAAAGCTAGCACGATCATTGCTGCTTCTGCTTTTCGCATTTTCGATCTGCGATGCGGTCGCGCTTCCCGGCCCTATCTCCGATCGTCACCGTTCTGCTGCTTTGGAGCTCTTCGCCCCTCAGCACGGTTCATTTGCAAG TTTAGAAGAATCCTATGAGGCCCTTAGAATCTTTGAGATTCTTGCGGTTAGGGAGAAGCCTGATGTGAGGGCAACAACTTGTCCAAAAGTGTTGGAAAATCTTGTCTCATCCACCCCACTGAAGGATTTGTTCTATGCCTTAAAAGTTAATGGCATATTAAAATGCAAGGTTAATGGTGACATTTTCAAG GATATTGCTTCGAGACTTAAAGCTACTGTCAAGGATGCAAAGACTTTAATTGACCTGTATTACTCAATAGGAAGTTTGCTTCTTATAAAG GACCAGGCTTCTGATGTTGATGTGCTTCTTGCCGATGCTGATGGGACCTTCCACTCAATCAAG GCGCTAAGCCAAAGTGATGGAAAATGGCGCTATACTGATAAACCAGAATCTAGTACTTATGCTGCAG GATTGGCTCTAGAAGCACTGGCTGGAGTGATCACATTAGCGTCTTCTGAGATTGATCAGTCTAGG GTCAATTTAGTGAAAAATGATATACTGAAGCTTTTTGACAGCATTGAAAAATATG ATGATGGaactttttattttgatgagAAACTGGTTGGTGGACATGAGCATCAAGGTTCTATTTCCACAACTTCTTCAGTTGTTCGTGGGGTTTTCGCATTTGCTGCTGTAACTTCTGGAAAAATAAAT CTTCCAGGTGATAAAATATTGGGCTTAGCAAAATTTTTTCTGGGCATTGGAATCCCAGGAGATGCGAAGGACTTATTCAATCAAATAGAATCATTAGCTCTTCTAGAGAGCAACAG GATTTCCATTCCGTTGATATTGTCACTTCCTGCAAGTGTTTATTCATTATCAAATAAAGATCAACTCAAG GTTAGGGTGAATACAGTGCTTGGTTCAGCTGCACCTCCTTTAACAGTTAAGCTTGTCCGGGCTTTCAGCACTGTTGCTAAAGATTCGGCTGTTATTCAGAACAAG GACCTCAAATATGACCAGAATAGCGGACATCATGTATTGGACGTTTTACCAGATAAAGTGGATGTGGGTATTTATGTGTTTGTTTTTGAG ATGGTGCTTCATGATGCTGACGGAGAAAAAGTCTATGCTACCGGAGGCCAAATTCATGTGCCAATATATGTCACTGGCATTGTTAAAGTTAGCAATGCAGAAATTGCAGTTCTGGACAATGATCTTGGAAGTATTGAAACCCAGAAAAC GCTAGATTTGGCTGGAAATGACATTGTTTCGCTCTCAGCTAACCACCTGCAAAAATTCCGTTTTTCTTTCCAATTGACAACCCCTCGTGGTCATGCATTTAAGCCTCATCAG GCATTTCTCAAGTTGAAACATGAGACAAAGTATGAGCACATCTTTGTTGTTGGAAATGCTGGCAAGAAATTCGAGATTGTTCTT gattttcttggcTTGGTGGAGAAATTTTACTATCTCTCTGGCAGATATGACATTGAGCTGACTGTTGGTGATGCTGTCATG GAGAACTCTTTCTTACGGCCACTTGGCCATCTTGAATTAGATCTTCCAGAAGCACCTACTAGCAAGGCACCCCGTCTTCCTCCACTAGCTGTTGATCCATACACGAGATATGGGCCCAAAGCTGAGATAACCCACTTATTCAGGACTCCTGAAAAACGACCAccaacacaactctctcttaTTTTCTTGAGTTTGACCCTTCTGCCCTTAATTGGCTTTTTGGTTGGG
- the LOC107648094 gene encoding H/ACA ribonucleoprotein complex subunit 3-like protein, whose product MYLQFYINDNGDKVYTTKKETPLGLATQSAHPARFSPDDKYSRQRVLLKKRFGLLPTQQPPPKY is encoded by the exons ATGTATCTTCAGTTTTACATAAACGACAATGGTGACAAGGTCTACACCACTAAG AAAGAAACACCGCTTGGCTTAGCTACACAATCTGCTCACCCTG CTCGGTTTTCACCGGATGACAAATATTCAAGGCAGAGGGTGCTTCTGAAGAAGCGTTTTGGACTATTACCAACCCAGCAACCACCTCCAAAGTATTGA